AATCCCTGAAGCTCTCGATGAGCGCCGGCTGGGAAAAAGCTGTCGGGATGTCGACACGTAGCCGTCCGCGCATCGCCGAGCCTGGCAGCCCAAACATCGAAGTGGCCTGCGCAACGTCGCCAAGAATGCCTTTCACTCGCTCGTAAAAGCGCTCACCTTCAGAAGTGAGCCGCACCTTTCGCGTGGTTCGCTGGAATAGCCGCACGCCTAACGAAGTCTCCAGCTCTTGAATCGCACGACTGACTTGGGGGCGGCCTAGCTGCAAGGCGTCTGCCGTTCGGGTGAAGCTGCCGAGTTCGGCCAGCCTGGCGAACACCTGCATTGACTGAAGCAACTCCATGGGACCTCTTTCTGTTGTTGATTGTTAACGCCAGAACGACAAGTTTTAGCAAAACTATTGCCATAAGACATACCAATCTTGTGCCTGTCCGCGCATTTATTGCGCCCCTCCCCTGCGCAACACTGTCGCCAGTTGGTTCCTGTCCCTCTGGAGAAAGACAAATGAAAGCGTGGCTTCTGAAAGATTTTGGTCTCGACAATCTTGTACTGGATGAAACTCCCACCCCTGTACCCAAGGTCGGCGAGTTGTTGGTGAAAATTGGCTCGGTCTCCCTGAATTTTCGTGACAAAGCGATCATCGATGGTATTTACGAACCCCATCTGGTGCCCAAGCCGTTGATCCCGGTGAGTGACGCAGCAGGGACCGTGGTCGCGGTCGGCGAAGGCGTCAGCCGCTTCAAGGTGGGTGACCGCGTTAACTCGCATCTGTATTCGAGCTGGATCGATGGCGAGCCTGGCCCGAACGAGCCTGCCTACTGCTTGGGCATGCCGCTCCCAGGCGGCTTGGCCGAGTACATGATCATTCACGAAGAAAGTGCCGTTCGGGCGCCAGATAACATGTCGGATGAAGAAGCGTCGACCTTGCCGATTGCAGCGCTGACGGCTTGGTATTCGTTGGTGGATTATGGCCAGATTCAGCCAGGTCAGACAGTCCTCGTACAGGGGACCGGGGGCGTCTCGATTTTCGCGGTGCAGCTGGCGACCGCGCTTGGCGCCAAGGTTATCGTCACCTCAAGCAGTGACGAAAATCTGCAAGCGGTGAAGAAGCTCGGCGCTGTCGCCGGCGTGAACTATCGGACCTTCCCACGCTGGGAAGAACAAGTGCTGAAACTGACCGACGGCAAGGGCGTGGACCTTCTGCTTGATGTTGCCGGCGGTGAAGGCCTGAATCAATCCATCCTGGCGACCAAGGCCGCCGGCAAGATCGCGCAGATCGGCTTTCTGACCGGGCAAATCACCACGCTGAGCCTGATGCCGCTGATCTTCCGCCAGACCACCATCCGCGGCATTGCGGTCGCGCCTCGCTCATCGTTCGACCGCATGAACGAATTCCTCAACCAGCACGCGATCCGCCCGGTGATCGAGCAGACCTATGCGTTCGAAGAAGCGCAGCAGGCCTTCCAGCACTTGGCTCGTGGGGCGTTTGGCAAGGTGGTGATCAAGGTTTCGTAGAACTGCAGTAGCCGCCCTCGCCTTTTGGCGGTTGTTTTGCAAGTCAATACACCTGCAACTGGCGCAACTCCCCACCCTCTTCCTTGAGGCGCTCCAGATACACATCGGCGTTCAGCAATTGATAAGGAAAATGGAGCCCCGGTGAAGTCGGTGGATACCCATCCAACCCAGTCAGACGCTCCAGCA
The Pseudomonas marvdashtae genome window above contains:
- a CDS encoding zinc-dependent alcohol dehydrogenase family protein is translated as MKAWLLKDFGLDNLVLDETPTPVPKVGELLVKIGSVSLNFRDKAIIDGIYEPHLVPKPLIPVSDAAGTVVAVGEGVSRFKVGDRVNSHLYSSWIDGEPGPNEPAYCLGMPLPGGLAEYMIIHEESAVRAPDNMSDEEASTLPIAALTAWYSLVDYGQIQPGQTVLVQGTGGVSIFAVQLATALGAKVIVTSSSDENLQAVKKLGAVAGVNYRTFPRWEEQVLKLTDGKGVDLLLDVAGGEGLNQSILATKAAGKIAQIGFLTGQITTLSLMPLIFRQTTIRGIAVAPRSSFDRMNEFLNQHAIRPVIEQTYAFEEAQQAFQHLARGAFGKVVIKVS